The Salvelinus fontinalis isolate EN_2023a chromosome 9, ASM2944872v1, whole genome shotgun sequence sequence GACTCCATTCTAGAGACGATATAATTCAAAAtgtcctgtctgtctttctccagACATACTGTATAAGCCGAGCCTGACACGTGAAAGCTGATGCGTCAGCAGGTTTGTGTGTATAGAGAATGATTCTCGATGTCAGACGGTACAGCGAGacgtgaggagaggaggagaggtgagttgAGGAGACCGATGGATGATGAAGACCCTCAAACTTTTTGGCCCAAATCACCAAAAAAAGTGATGAGTTCAAACTATAAAATGTATAAAACGGGTTCGACGAAATCTTCACAACAATAGTAAAAGAACAGCAAATACCGGACATGGTTGGTTTAGGATAggctataaccctaaccctaacccctcaatTCAACCCgagacctcgaagccagttccacttcCTTTTTCATTGtgcccctctaatcagggacttatttagacctgggacgccaggtgggtgcaattaattatcaggtagaatagAAAACCAGCAAGTTTACGGACCTAGTGTAAGAATTTAATTAAATACCCCTGGTATACGCCATaggctactgtttgaatgctCAAAACATGAACAACATTGATAATATGAGAATGTGGCAAATTATACAAAGAAGACAGGCTGAATGAAAGCCTATTGAGAAAGGTTTGGATGCACAGATACTTAATGATTATTGTACACTTTTGAGGGAGATGTCAAACGAAACAAACCGCACACATTTTTTCTTTTTACTTCTTAAAATAGATACAAAATAACGACGGTAAAATGAATAAGATGCATGGAGGATATTTAACTACCCAACCCTATTCTCATAAAATATCGcaacaaaatgtaaaaacaaaataaaacGTGTTATTTGTATCTTTGCCACGCCACAACTTTATGCACAGAGACTTTATACATCTGACAAAATGTAAGACAATTAATTTTCCTCTTTTAAACAGTTTTACTATTTTTGACGCCGTAAAACTCACATGAAAAACTCTGGGGACGATGAGGTGTTGTCAGATCCGTTTTCCCTGCAGCCGTTGGTTATGAGCTTCTCGTACTTGTCCTTGTATGCGTCTCGCTCCCTGGCCAGCCGCGATATCTCCGCCTTGAGGTGGTCCACCTGCTGGATCAGCTGCGTCTTCTCGCCCTCCAGAACATGTCTCTGCTGGACCCGCTTGTAGCGGCAGGACTGGGCATAGCCTCTGTTCTTTAGGGTCCTCCTCTTCTGTTTCAGCCGGATCACCTCCTCCTTGCTGACCCCGCGCAGTTGTCGGTTCAGCTCCCGTACTGACATGGTCACCAGCTGGTCGTCCGAAAACCGGTCGTCCAGGTCCAGGTCCAGGTGTCCTATGTGCTGATGGCTGCCTGCCGAACTGACGTTGGACGGGACCCCGGTGGAGGGGTGGTGTCCCccggtgtggtggtggtgatggtggtggggacCTCCGTTCTGCGCTGCCGCTGCAGCGATAACAGCGGATACCACAGCGGCTGCTGAGCCCATCTCCTCCCCGGCCATGCCGCCTCCTGCCCCGGCCACCCCGGCGAACTGCTGCCCTCTAGCATAGCCATCGAAGGACTGGAGATGGTGGCTGCTGCTGATCAGCGCCTCTACCGCGTCTTCGGGGCCGAAGCCCAGCGCTTCGGGATTCAGCTGCTGTTGGTAGCCGCTCATCCAGTAGAAATCCTCCAGGTGAGCCTTCTGCTCGCTCCCGGAGCCCGGGCTGGGCGCCGAAAAGCTTGGGGAAGGGGGAACCGAGCTGCAAGGCGTGCTCATCGGGGTGGAAGACAAGGATCCCCCGGCGATCAGGCGGCTGCACTGGCTGATGCTGCGATCCGGCTCCACCGGCTCCTTTTTCACTTCAAACTTCATCAGATCGAAGTCATTAACATATTCCATGGCCAGGGGACTGGTGGGCAGGTCGGAGTTGCTCATTGCCAGTTCTGATGCCATCCTGCTGCTGCTGAAAGCAGTCCTCCAAAGGGGCTGAGCAGCACCTGTCAAAGCGGGCTGCTGTGACATGCACTGAGCCAGCTTgatttctttatttattttatcttcCAAAAAACGGAGAGAAAAAACACAAGGGTTTCTAGCCTAATTGCGCAGCGCacgtttttttgttattttttttctctctctttagcACTCTGCACAGACGCACCGGAGTAGcgcgtgcgtctctctctcctccgttttctccctctctttctccttgtctGAGCGCAGTTCTGTGTGTTTCTAACATTTAACACTTCATGCCTTATTTTAGGATTAGTGCGCCAAATTGAAGGAGTTTCACGTGCCGTGTCACAGGCAAATCCTTGCCTTGTAGAGAAGGAAAGAAAAACAAGTCCACCCCAGGCTTGACGGAGAGAGTGGTTTTTTAAAGCCATCAATCCCTGCAGACGAGTTCAAACGCCTTGCTGAATTTTATAGGCGTCCTAACATCAGGGCCCTGGGCTCAAATATGAAATTTGTACTCACAGCCAATGAGCTATCTCGCTTTGAGGGATAATTAGCATAATAGGCATAATAGTAGAAAATCCAACATTTTGGAAACTCTGGGAGCCCTCTCTGGAATGCAGAATAAAGAcagtaaaacaaaacaaagaaacACCACATAGCCTATTGGTTATAACGACTTTCAATGAATGAAAAATATGTTCATCCCATTTCTTTGAATAAAGTAGGGATACCTACATACATTTTGTCAGCATAATAACAAAAAGGCATAGGCTATGTTTTTAAAACATTGGGGTTGTAGGGCCTAAAACGTAGGTTATCCAATTGCTTATAACATGTCGAAGaaggttagttatgtagtagtaACACTATTAGTGTTGAGTGTAATTATTTCATTGTGGAAAGATGGGGGTAGATGAAGGTAAACACTTCGCTTACCGTGAAACATTTACCAGCCAAAGTGGCCTCACTTCTCTCAGTCTATGCGTGTATAAAAAACATAATTCAGAGCTATTTATAAGGCTCTGACCTAATGGACATGTTCAATTATGTTTACTATGTTCTTCTGATACCACTTCAATTTGGGTcgcgttcccctgctcagacgtcgcatgcatcaaccaatggttacGTGCCACGTCATCGGCTGTGTCATCGActgacagattgctataacatatgatgtggttagctgatacgtgCAATACCTATCAaggcgttgtaagatctggcaggcGTCAGCAACagctgggcagaggaacgcgcctaTTCTCTTGTGGCAGTTCTTGATCAGTGAAGTCATTGAACGTGCACTCGTGTTGTCGATACGGTTGTAAAAGCATGGTTCCGGCTATGTGAGTGAGTGGCTGTTAGCAAACCCAACAGCGCCACCCTTTGGAATGACACAGTAGTCCTAGGTCAGGCATTAGTTACGACAGGTGTTACGATCCCCTCTGCTTTTTGTTACTTTGTACAATGATAAAACATGTAGCAGGATCTGCATAAATAATGCACATTCTCGAGTCGCTGGATGTGAGAGCATACATTTCTGATTTTAAAATAAGAAAGACGAAAAACAAGGTAAGAACACACTGAAGATGGTGCATGGTCATACTGTAGGACCAGGACTTTAGTGTTATATATGCCACTTTCACTATAAGCTCTTTATAACACACTCCGTCAAATACTTCTCTGGCTCTTTAGCTCCAATATGGAGTAATCTTCAATAGAGCCTGTTTCCCTTCTAATGAACAGAACAGACATAGTAGGagtcccccgccccccccccccctcccccaccctccttcctccctccatatGGCAGGAGTGGTGGTACATAAGAACAAACCATAAAGAGGGTTATCCTCGGAGGAGATGAGAGTAAATAACACATCTCTCTGTAGAGCATGTCACACGGGAAAGCAACATCTAGAAAGCCACGCCTCCAGCAGCACAGCACCAAGTCCCCTGTGCCTCAACACTAGGAGATACTCTCCTGGTCCCTGGGACTGTTCATGGGGACTTAGCGCTAAACACACAGGATGTTTTATTCATTAAAACACAAAACAGAGTTGGCTCTCTGAGGAGGTGTCTCTGATGGGTTGAATAAATATCAGAGGAGAGGTGTCCCTTCTAACTCcactctgctgctgctgttgtgtaAACACATAGTCATTATTAGTCAATAGAAGAACTAGAAAGTGTAATTGCGGTGAATCTCTGTCAATGTGAGTGAGGCTATGAAACaatttaaacacatttttaaacacatgtcatttagacaATAACATGCTCATATGAGAAAAATTATATTTCTTTATCCAAGTTGTTTTGTACTACGCAGTATTAAATACATTAGTAATAATGCACATTTTGTTTTAATGCATTAGTGGACATTTTATTATTTGTTTCCAATAATGTACATTAGCCTATTCATAATGTTGCCGATAATGCATGGACCATACAAGTTGCAATATAAGATTTCCTTGTTTTAGATTTGTTTCTAAAAAGCCATAGATAGTCCTATAGATCTGCTAGGGCCTAGGCCATGGTATTTTCTCTTGCCTGCAATCAACAGTATCCAGTAACAATACATTTGCAATTAACTCGTACAAAATAAGACATCACTGAGGAATGTAACAAATTAAATAAGTAAAAGAAAGCAAAACTGTGCGCCATCACTATTGCTGCGCTGCAGGAACCCCCCCACAGGGACTTGAGGTTCATAAATTGGTTGAACCCTGTTGTGTTTTACTTCACTGATTCAGTTTGGACCTGCTCCAATAGAAGGGTAATTGAACTGTCTAAAATGTAGCCTGTCTAATCGGTGTCCTCTCAGAAACTATGCGTGGGTTTATCAGAAACTATGGGCAGGTTTAACCCAAATACCCATAGTGTTAATGAGAGATGTGACCTTTCTGATTTCACCCCAGGAGAACACTAATGTATCCTGGGTAAAAGTACCCAGTGTTCCATTCAGGTCTGGCCTGTGATTTACTGTTAGTGTGACCTATTAATTATTATATCCATTACCAGGCTCTCCTGATTGTATGACTTATGTTCCACGTCATATGGAACACCTTTTTATTTTTAAGTAAGCTTATGTTACGAACTTGCTTGCTTAGCCAGTATCACTTCCCCCTGATTCGGCTCATACCTGGCTGGAACTCAGGACCTCTTCTTTGCTAACACATGTAACTGCCCTCCTTGACAACGTTCCAACGGGTTGAGCCAATCAAAAGTAACCGATTTCTTTTGAGATGGGGTATGGGGTGGGGGTGTAGACAATCACTGATGAGTCATCTGAAAAAAACAATCTGTGTGCTGATTTTGAAGTACCCTTTATTAAGGCAGAAAAACTCAGTGTAACTTCAATAAACCCGCATTAAAAGGGGCAAACTGAAGTTGCTACATTCA is a genomic window containing:
- the LOC129862218 gene encoding transcription factor Maf-like is translated as MSQQPALTGAAQPLWRTAFSSSRMASELAMSNSDLPTSPLAMEYVNDFDLMKFEVKKEPVEPDRSISQCSRLIAGGSLSSTPMSTPCSSVPPSPSFSAPSPGSGSEQKAHLEDFYWMSGYQQQLNPEALGFGPEDAVEALISSSHHLQSFDGYARGQQFAGVAGAGGGMAGEEMGSAAAVVSAVIAAAAAQNGGPHHHHHHHTGGHHPSTGVPSNVSSAGSHQHIGHLDLDLDDRFSDDQLVTMSVRELNRQLRGVSKEEVIRLKQKRRTLKNRGYAQSCRYKRVQQRHVLEGEKTQLIQQVDHLKAEISRLARERDAYKDKYEKLITNGCRENGSDNTSSSPEFFMTSRKFLHL